One genomic window of Oleomonas cavernae includes the following:
- a CDS encoding RidA family protein, which translates to MTIERIEPGACMSQAVAYGNLVFLAGQVAEENAGKSVTEQTREILAGIDRLLAKAGTDKSKLLSATIYLTDLSAFGELNAVWEGWVVPGSTPARATIEARLVAPQYTVEIQVVAAR; encoded by the coding sequence ATGACCATCGAACGTATCGAGCCCGGCGCCTGCATGTCCCAGGCCGTGGCCTATGGCAATCTCGTCTTCCTGGCCGGCCAGGTGGCCGAGGAGAACGCCGGCAAGTCGGTGACCGAACAGACCCGCGAGATCCTGGCCGGCATCGACCGCCTGCTGGCCAAGGCCGGTACCGACAAGAGCAAGCTGCTCTCGGCCACCATCTACCTGACCGACCTGTCGGCCTTCGGCGAGTTGAATGCCGTGTGGGAAGGCTGGGTCGTGCCCGGTTCGACCCCGGCGCGCGCCACGATCGAGGCCCGGCTGGTGGCACCCCAGTACACGGTCGAAATCCAGGTCGTCGCCGCGCGCTGA
- the gcvA gene encoding transcriptional regulator GcvA, which yields MDRLPLNSLRAFEAAARHLSLTRAAEELRLTHGAISHQVRALEALLGTTLFTRRGRGVTLTEPGAYLANTLGTAFTQINQTMNAVRRQAVGNLTISVLTSFAARWLVPRLERFHEQHPEMVLNLQTSRELVDLHRDGVDLAVRAGKGKYPGLDIEFLMAENLFLVASPTLAGGLPKTLDDLPRYTLLRDSFDDWEMWCRAAGVDIKTLKFGTAIQDSAVLLDVVSAGGGMALARSTLASHDLAAGRLVRLFDVQVPDVFSYWVVCLPERREEPAIAKFRNWLKAEAAAFQLPAA from the coding sequence ATGGACCGTCTTCCCCTCAATTCCCTGCGCGCTTTCGAAGCCGCCGCCCGGCACCTGAGCCTGACCCGCGCGGCCGAGGAATTGCGCCTGACCCACGGCGCCATCAGCCACCAGGTGCGGGCACTCGAGGCCCTGTTAGGCACCACCTTGTTCACCAGGCGCGGCCGCGGCGTGACGCTGACCGAACCCGGCGCCTATCTTGCCAATACCCTGGGCACGGCCTTCACCCAGATCAACCAGACCATGAACGCGGTGCGCCGCCAGGCGGTCGGCAATCTGACGATTTCGGTGCTCACCTCGTTTGCCGCGCGCTGGCTGGTGCCGCGGCTGGAACGCTTCCACGAGCAGCATCCCGAGATGGTCTTGAACCTGCAGACCAGCCGCGAACTGGTCGACCTGCACCGCGACGGGGTCGATCTGGCGGTGCGGGCCGGCAAGGGCAAGTACCCCGGCCTGGATATCGAATTCCTGATGGCGGAAAACCTGTTCCTGGTCGCCTCGCCCACGCTGGCCGGCGGCTTGCCCAAGACCCTGGACGACCTGCCCCGCTATACGCTGCTGCGCGATTCGTTCGACGATTGGGAAATGTGGTGCCGGGCGGCCGGGGTCGACATCAAGACCCTGAAATTCGGCACCGCGATCCAGGACTCGGCAGTGCTGCTCGATGTCGTCAGCGCGGGCGGCGGCATGGCGCTCGCCCGCAGCACGCTGGCCTCCCACGATCTGGCGGCCGGGCGCCTGGTCCGCCTGTTCGACGTCCAGGTGCCGGACGTCTTTTCCTACTGGGTGGTATGCCTGCCGGAACGGCGCGAGGAACCGGCGATCGCCAAGTTCCGCAACTGGCTGAAAGCCGAGGCGGCGGCATTCCAGTTGCCGGCGGCCTAG
- a CDS encoding DUF1127 domain-containing protein — MSNQVNRISSVSFTVPAARSSLGSRLVQLWHRYQAAREQRRAMAYLLTQDNHVLHDIGVDRATVLGHYLAPWQATEPRDPRRG; from the coding sequence ATGTCGAACCAGGTTAACAGGATCTCTTCCGTCTCCTTCACCGTCCCCGCCGCTCGCAGCAGCCTGGGCAGCCGTCTCGTCCAGCTCTGGCACCGCTACCAGGCGGCGCGGGAGCAGCGCCGGGCGATGGCCTATCTGCTGACCCAGGACAACCACGTCCTGCACGACATCGGCGTCGACCGGGCGACCGTGCTGGGCCACTACCTCGCGCCCTGGCAGGCGACCGAACCGCGCGATCCGCGGCGCGGCTGA
- a CDS encoding sensor histidine kinase, with protein sequence MAFAAGRDIELQAALAGPLTIDGDRDALAEALRNLIGNAVHFTAPATVVEIAVEKADTVVIEVRDRGPGLPDKSVGDLFAPFVSSRASGSGHAGLGLAIVAAAARRHGGRAEAVPRPGGGAVFRLVLPLP encoded by the coding sequence ATGGCCTTTGCGGCGGGGCGCGATATCGAACTGCAGGCAGCACTCGCCGGGCCACTGACGATCGACGGCGATCGCGACGCGCTGGCCGAGGCCCTGCGCAATCTGATCGGCAATGCGGTGCATTTCACGGCCCCGGCGACGGTGGTGGAGATTGCCGTCGAGAAGGCCGACACGGTCGTCATCGAGGTTCGGGATCGGGGGCCGGGCCTGCCGGACAAGAGTGTCGGCGACCTGTTCGCGCCCTTCGTCAGCAGCCGGGCCAGCGGCTCGGGTCATGCCGGGCTGGGCCTTGCCATCGTTGCCGCGGCTGCCCGGCGTCACGGCGGCCGGGCCGAGGCTGTGCCCCGGCCCGGCGGCGGTGCCGTGTTCCGGCTGGTGCTGCCACTGCCCTGA
- a CDS encoding histidine kinase dimerization/phospho-acceptor domain-containing protein → MLREVLPAVLPVLAVSLIVALAAVRRGMAPVKAVAEALVGLDPARSKVKLERDAVPSEIVPLVDAVNASLERVREAFEHERRFLADAAHELRTPIAVLRARVDGLDDRATAARLAADVDRLGHIVGRLLTRARIEQDKARWRRSTSSRWRATSSPNAHRWPLRRGAISNCRQHSPGH, encoded by the coding sequence TTGCTGCGCGAGGTTCTGCCGGCAGTGCTGCCGGTCCTGGCCGTTTCGCTGATCGTCGCCCTGGCCGCGGTTCGCCGCGGCATGGCGCCGGTGAAGGCCGTGGCCGAAGCCCTGGTCGGGTTGGACCCGGCGCGCAGCAAGGTCAAGCTGGAACGCGACGCGGTGCCCAGCGAGATCGTGCCCCTGGTCGATGCCGTCAACGCCTCGCTGGAGCGGGTTCGGGAGGCTTTCGAGCACGAACGGCGCTTTCTGGCCGATGCGGCCCACGAGTTGCGTACCCCGATCGCGGTGCTGCGGGCGCGGGTCGACGGCCTCGACGACCGGGCCACCGCCGCGCGCCTGGCGGCGGATGTCGATCGCCTGGGGCATATTGTCGGCCGCCTGCTGACCCGGGCGCGGATCGAGCAGGACAAGGCCCGCTGGCGCCGGTCGACATCGTCGCGCTGGCGCGCGACGTCGTCGCCGAATGCGCACCGATGGCCTTTGCGGCGGGGCGCGATATCGAACTGCAGGCAGCACTCGCCGGGCCACTGA
- a CDS encoding response regulator transcription factor translates to MRVLLVEDDSELGPVVADNLRRDGFTVDLAPSLADAVDLARLGRFDIAVLDRRLPDGDGLSLVPVLHRLQPGLPILALTARDASGDRVDGLNAGADDYMGKPFVQAELVARLRALLRRPRDLAATVVSSGNLAFDTTSHELLVDGRPLALSRRELALAELLLRRAGRVVQKANALDALYGLDEAVEPNALEAVVSRLRRRLAEAQATVEITTVRGVGYVLDGVT, encoded by the coding sequence ATGCGGGTACTTCTGGTGGAAGACGACAGCGAGTTGGGGCCGGTGGTCGCCGACAATCTGCGGCGCGACGGCTTTACCGTGGACCTGGCGCCAAGCCTGGCCGACGCCGTCGACCTGGCGCGGCTCGGCCGGTTCGACATTGCCGTCCTCGACCGCCGCCTGCCTGACGGCGATGGCCTCAGCCTGGTGCCGGTGCTGCACCGGTTGCAGCCGGGCCTGCCGATCCTGGCGTTGACCGCGCGCGACGCCAGCGGCGACCGGGTCGATGGCCTGAACGCCGGCGCCGACGACTATATGGGCAAGCCCTTCGTCCAGGCCGAACTGGTGGCCCGGCTGCGCGCCCTGCTGCGGCGGCCGCGCGACCTGGCGGCAACGGTCGTATCGTCGGGCAATCTCGCCTTCGATACGACCAGTCACGAATTGTTGGTCGACGGCAGGCCGCTGGCCCTGTCGCGCCGGGAACTGGCCCTGGCCGAACTGCTGCTGCGCCGGGCCGGCCGCGTGGTGCAGAAGGCCAACGCCCTCGATGCCCTCTATGGGCTCGACGAGGCGGTCGAGCCCAACGCCCTCGAGGCCGTGGTCTCGCGCTTGCGCCGCCGCCTGGCCGAGGCCCAAGCCACGGTCGAGATCACCACCGTGCGCGGTGTCGGCTATGTCCTCGACGGTGTGACATGA
- a CDS encoding PepSY domain-containing protein gives MHRLLTVTALVAVTCLSAGGAYAKDLCTGTGEKKPESAIKAAYEGKGYKIKKFGTEDGCYEIKGTDAAGKKVELYISPWTGETVKTKTY, from the coding sequence ATGCACCGCCTGCTGACTGTTACCGCACTCGTCGCCGTTACCTGCCTGTCCGCCGGCGGCGCCTATGCCAAGGACCTTTGCACCGGCACCGGCGAGAAGAAACCCGAATCCGCGATCAAGGCCGCCTACGAAGGCAAGGGCTACAAGATCAAGAAGTTCGGCACGGAAGACGGCTGCTATGAAATCAAGGGCACCGACGCCGCCGGCAAGAAGGTCGAACTCTATATCTCGCCCTGGACCGGCGAGACGGTGAAGACCAAGACCTACTGA
- a CDS encoding cytochrome b/b6 domain-containing protein, whose amino-acid sequence MTQTSRQMIRVWDPFVRFFHWSLVTAIAIAWLSEEGEGLHQWAGYAALGLVAARLVWGFIGTRYARFTDFVRAPQVGLHHVIDEARGSARRYIGHNPAGGLMILVLIALIAATGATGWLSTTDRFFGNDLIEGLHEVLANGLLVCIGLHLAGVLVASLRHGENLVRAMVTGRKRA is encoded by the coding sequence ATGACTCAAACCAGCCGACAGATGATCCGCGTCTGGGATCCCTTCGTGCGCTTTTTCCACTGGTCGCTGGTCACAGCGATCGCGATCGCCTGGCTTTCGGAAGAAGGCGAAGGCCTGCACCAATGGGCGGGCTATGCCGCCCTGGGCCTGGTCGCCGCGCGGCTCGTCTGGGGTTTCATCGGCACCCGCTATGCGCGGTTCACCGATTTCGTGCGCGCCCCGCAGGTCGGTCTGCATCACGTGATCGATGAAGCCCGCGGCTCGGCCCGCCGCTATATCGGCCACAATCCTGCCGGCGGCCTGATGATCCTGGTGCTGATCGCCCTGATCGCGGCCACGGGCGCGACCGGCTGGCTGTCGACGACCGATCGCTTCTTCGGCAACGACCTGATCGAGGGCCTGCACGAGGTTCTGGCCAACGGCCTGCTCGTCTGCATCGGCCTGCACCTGGCCGGCGTCCTGGTCGCCAGCCTGCGCCACGGCGAAAACCTGGTCCGCGCCATGGTCACCGGGCGCAAGCGGGCCTGA